The following are encoded together in the Capsulimonas corticalis genome:
- a CDS encoding methyl-accepting chemotaxis protein, producing MTPTIIASHHSSNAAESAEDASPERIADLADSLVGKMSRASTEISRINDRTRLLSLNAQIEAARAGGPTGAAFGVVASAMQDLSDKTSQVAGAMATETTEANKALRQIIQVLTTNVRGLRLSDLALTNIDLIDRNLYERSCDVRWWATDSSPVAALAEGTPEAARRCSQRLGVILKSYTVYYDLVVCDLNGRVIANGRPDLYQSVGADCSQDAWFRTALATRSGEEFGFQSVHASPLVKGERVLIYSCCVRANGDVGAAPIGVLGIIFHWDALAQTIVENTPMSAAEKSGTRVCIVDDAGLILADTQGRQLLDRLELPNSSKLAGENKGFTQMTLNGSDCCVGYAVSPGYETYATGWRSLIIQKLDAKTS from the coding sequence ATGACTCCTACCATTATCGCCTCTCACCATTCGTCGAATGCGGCGGAATCCGCCGAGGACGCATCTCCCGAGCGGATCGCCGATCTCGCCGACTCCCTGGTCGGCAAGATGAGCCGCGCCAGCACGGAAATCAGCCGAATCAACGACCGGACGCGGCTTCTTTCGCTCAACGCCCAGATCGAAGCGGCGAGGGCCGGCGGGCCGACCGGCGCCGCCTTCGGCGTCGTCGCCTCGGCCATGCAGGATCTGTCCGATAAGACATCCCAGGTCGCGGGCGCCATGGCGACGGAGACGACGGAAGCCAACAAAGCGCTCCGTCAGATTATCCAGGTCCTGACCACGAATGTGCGCGGCCTGCGGCTGTCGGATCTGGCGCTGACAAATATCGACTTGATCGACCGCAACCTCTACGAGCGATCCTGCGACGTGCGCTGGTGGGCCACGGACAGCAGCCCCGTGGCGGCGCTGGCCGAGGGAACGCCCGAAGCGGCGCGGCGATGTTCGCAGCGTCTCGGCGTGATTCTGAAATCCTACACCGTTTATTACGACCTCGTCGTCTGCGATCTGAACGGGCGCGTGATCGCTAACGGGCGTCCCGATCTCTATCAGTCCGTCGGTGCGGATTGCTCTCAGGACGCCTGGTTCCGGACAGCTCTGGCAACGCGCTCGGGCGAAGAGTTCGGATTCCAAAGCGTCCATGCCAGCCCGCTGGTGAAGGGCGAGCGCGTCTTAATTTACTCCTGCTGCGTCCGGGCGAACGGCGATGTCGGCGCCGCGCCGATCGGCGTTCTGGGCATTATTTTCCACTGGGACGCGCTGGCGCAGACAATCGTGGAGAATACCCCCATGAGCGCCGCTGAAAAATCAGGAACCCGGGTCTGCATTGTGGACGACGCCGGACTCATTCTGGCGGATACGCAGGGCCGGCAGCTATTGGATCGTCTGGAGCTTCCCAATTCCTCCAAACTCGCTGGAGAGAACAAAGGGTTCACGCAGATGACTCTGAACGGTTCCGACTGCTGCGTCGGCTACGCCGTATCTCCCGGCTATGAAACCTATGCGACCGGCTGGCGTTCGCTGATCATTCAAAAGCTCGACGCCAAAACCTCATAA
- a CDS encoding AAA family ATPase codes for MQIDNLIREALSQPKDAINYSISQALTDIFPDRALLETTDGSFNLEQFAHAGHCKLELSHRLHNRLVTSWHGRSYGIGRSLESGCYKVLWNGETIDVLTVSWADGRCLTQFHWIVADHQELADRFFRTVCEWEEEIRSEVLVFENGHWQKNAALYRSIQAATFENLILAGELAEELRGDFDSFFKARDLYERYNIPWKRGVLFLGDPGNGKTHTTKALINWLKQPCLYVKSFKSPYGTDHGSIRDVFARARKTTPCLLVLEDLDSLINDKNRSFFLNEMDGFEANTGVVVIATTNHPERLDPAILDRPSRFDRKYTFELPAAEERSAYLSRWNSSSDSEMRLSNDGLFDVVTATDGFSFAYLKELTLSSMMRWIEKPAAGAMDLVMLGQTDMLREQMKTSQDAPLEILPPEDDEEDEE; via the coding sequence ATGCAGATCGACAATCTGATTCGTGAAGCGCTTTCACAGCCAAAAGACGCTATCAACTACTCCATCAGCCAGGCCCTGACGGACATCTTCCCCGACCGCGCTCTGCTGGAAACGACCGACGGCTCGTTCAACTTAGAGCAATTTGCCCACGCCGGTCACTGCAAGCTCGAACTGAGCCACCGGCTGCACAACCGCCTCGTGACGTCCTGGCATGGCCGTTCCTACGGGATTGGGCGATCTCTGGAAAGCGGCTGTTATAAAGTTCTCTGGAACGGCGAAACAATCGATGTCCTGACGGTCAGCTGGGCCGATGGACGATGCCTGACCCAGTTTCATTGGATTGTCGCCGATCACCAGGAGCTTGCCGACCGCTTCTTCCGAACCGTCTGCGAATGGGAAGAGGAGATCCGCAGTGAGGTGCTGGTGTTCGAGAACGGGCACTGGCAGAAAAACGCCGCGCTCTACCGCTCGATCCAGGCCGCCACGTTCGAGAATCTTATCCTGGCGGGCGAATTGGCCGAAGAGTTACGCGGCGACTTTGACAGCTTCTTCAAGGCGCGCGATCTCTACGAGAGATACAATATTCCGTGGAAGCGGGGCGTCCTGTTTCTGGGCGATCCCGGCAACGGCAAGACGCACACGACGAAGGCGCTGATCAACTGGCTCAAGCAGCCCTGCCTCTACGTCAAGAGCTTCAAATCGCCTTACGGCACCGATCACGGCAGTATTCGAGACGTCTTCGCGCGAGCGCGCAAAACAACGCCATGCCTGCTGGTGCTGGAAGACCTGGATTCGCTGATCAACGACAAGAACCGTTCGTTCTTTCTCAACGAAATGGACGGCTTTGAGGCAAACACCGGCGTTGTAGTCATCGCGACGACGAACCATCCTGAGCGCCTGGATCCCGCAATTCTCGACCGCCCCAGCCGTTTCGACCGTAAGTACACATTCGAACTGCCGGCTGCGGAGGAGCGCTCCGCCTATCTGTCGCGCTGGAACAGCTCCAGCGATTCGGAGATGCGCCTTTCAAACGATGGGCTGTTCGATGTCGTCACGGCCACGGACGGTTTTTCGTTCGCCTATCTCAAAGAACTGACGCTTTCTTCGATGATGCGCTGGATCGAGAAGCCAGCGGCGGGAGCAATGGACCTCGTGATGCTGGGGCAGACGGACATGCTTCGCGAGCAGATGAAAACCTCGCAAGACGCGCCGCTGGAGATTTTGCCTCCTGAGGACGATGAGGAAGACGAGGAGTAG
- a CDS encoding adenine phosphoribosyltransferase, with amino-acid sequence MTDLLAARLIRDIPDFPKPGILFKDITPVLANYAAFQEVIDHCVGWASGKAPDVIVGIESRGFVFGAPVALALGLGFVPVRKIGKLPHDTIREEYALEYGTNAVEVHRDAIQLGQRVLIVDDLLATGGTAAAAARLVETLGGTVIGFSFLIELEFLQGRAALDGYEIQALLKY; translated from the coding sequence GTGACCGATCTGCTTGCGGCCCGTTTGATTCGTGACATCCCCGACTTTCCAAAGCCGGGGATTCTGTTTAAAGACATCACCCCGGTTCTGGCGAATTACGCCGCCTTCCAAGAAGTGATCGATCATTGTGTGGGATGGGCGTCCGGCAAGGCGCCGGACGTGATTGTCGGGATCGAATCGCGCGGCTTCGTCTTCGGCGCGCCGGTGGCGCTCGCCCTCGGCTTAGGCTTTGTTCCGGTGCGCAAGATCGGCAAGCTGCCCCATGACACCATTCGGGAAGAGTATGCGCTGGAGTACGGGACAAACGCCGTGGAGGTCCATCGCGACGCGATCCAGCTGGGCCAGCGCGTGCTGATCGTGGATGACCTGCTCGCCACCGGCGGCACCGCCGCCGCCGCCGCGCGGCTGGTGGAAACGCTGGGCGGAACGGTCATCGGCTTCAGCTTCCTGATCGAGCTCGAATTCTTACAGGGCCGCGCGGCGCTCGATGGCTACGAAATTCAAGCACTGCTCAAGTATTGA
- the tpiA gene encoding triose-phosphate isomerase — translation MRKKIIAGNWKLNKTVSEALAFAEALAPLVAGKDGVDIVICPPYTALYSVSQAFQGTGVATAAQGLFWKPSGAYTSYVSAPLILDAGAKYVLIGHSETRGRFGVAEEGLTPDLLKAFGETDSGVNVKTHAALQAGLIPIVCIGETLAERKDGSTDAIVRDQVTKALDGVSSDLVRSQLIFAYEPVWAIGTGEVCAADEAGRVCGVVRKTIESLYGADVANAVRIQYGGSMKPDNAAELLAQEHIDGGLIGGASLKPADFAAIVAAAAV, via the coding sequence ATGCGCAAGAAGATTATCGCCGGCAACTGGAAGCTGAACAAGACCGTATCGGAAGCGCTGGCGTTCGCGGAGGCGCTTGCGCCGCTGGTCGCCGGCAAAGACGGCGTGGATATCGTGATCTGCCCGCCTTATACCGCGCTGTACTCCGTCTCCCAGGCGTTCCAAGGCACGGGCGTGGCGACCGCCGCGCAGGGCCTGTTCTGGAAGCCAAGCGGCGCTTACACCTCCTACGTCTCCGCTCCGCTGATCCTGGACGCGGGCGCCAAGTACGTCCTGATCGGACACTCGGAAACGCGCGGCCGCTTCGGCGTCGCCGAAGAGGGTCTGACGCCCGATCTGCTGAAGGCGTTCGGCGAGACCGACTCCGGCGTCAACGTGAAGACACACGCCGCGCTGCAAGCCGGCCTGATCCCGATCGTCTGCATCGGCGAGACCCTGGCCGAGCGCAAGGACGGATCGACGGACGCTATCGTTCGCGATCAGGTCACCAAGGCGCTGGACGGCGTTTCCTCGGATCTGGTGCGCTCGCAGTTGATCTTCGCCTATGAGCCCGTTTGGGCGATCGGCACCGGCGAGGTCTGCGCGGCCGATGAAGCGGGGCGCGTCTGCGGCGTCGTCCGCAAGACGATCGAGAGCCTTTACGGCGCCGATGTCGCGAATGCGGTCCGCATTCAGTACGGCGGCTCCATGAAGCCCGACAACGCGGCCGAACTGCTCGCTCAGGAGCACATCGACGGCGGTCTGATCGGCGGGGCAAGCCTCAAGCCGGCGGACTTCGCGGCGATCGTGGCCGCTGCGGCCGTCTAG
- a CDS encoding adenylosuccinate synthase, with translation MTNTVVVGAMWGDESKGKLIDYLAHDKDVVVRWGGGSNAGHTVVVDDQEYKLHLIPAGILHPETLCVVADGVVLDPASFVGEIEHLQGRGVTCENLKISGNAHVVLPYHRLLDELEEKRKGKKALGTTGRGIGPAYQDKAARIGIRMREFVDPDLFPARLTEALELKNELLTKIYDSPALKAEDIIAELTPYAEALRPYVDDTALRVAYAAKSGKKVLFEGAQATLLDIDLGTYPYVTSSHPSAGGSCIGTGLGPTQIDQIIAVSKSYTTRVGAGAFPTELENEIGDLIRDRGAEYGTTTGRPRRCGWLDGVALRYSSLVNGLTDLYLGHMDVLCGFDEVKIATSYELDGKVIQDFPSDQARLSRCVPIYQTLPGWKEDVSNVKNYEDLPGNARRFIETVEALIDVPITMISVGRRRDQTLFRKP, from the coding sequence ATGACGAACACTGTAGTTGTGGGAGCGATGTGGGGCGATGAGTCGAAAGGTAAGCTCATTGACTACCTCGCACACGACAAAGACGTTGTTGTCCGATGGGGCGGCGGATCGAATGCTGGCCACACGGTGGTGGTGGATGACCAGGAGTACAAGCTGCATCTGATTCCTGCGGGAATCCTGCATCCGGAGACGCTTTGCGTGGTGGCGGACGGCGTCGTTTTAGACCCGGCGTCTTTTGTCGGCGAGATCGAGCATCTGCAGGGACGCGGCGTCACTTGCGAAAACTTGAAGATCAGCGGCAATGCGCATGTCGTGCTGCCATACCACCGGCTTTTGGATGAGCTGGAAGAAAAGCGCAAGGGTAAGAAGGCGCTTGGGACGACCGGTCGGGGTATCGGTCCGGCGTACCAGGACAAGGCGGCTCGCATCGGAATCCGGATGCGCGAATTCGTCGACCCGGATCTTTTCCCGGCGCGCTTGACGGAAGCTCTGGAACTGAAGAATGAGCTCCTGACAAAGATTTACGACTCGCCGGCCCTGAAAGCGGAAGATATTATTGCGGAACTGACGCCGTACGCCGAAGCGCTGCGTCCTTATGTGGACGACACTGCCTTGCGCGTGGCCTACGCCGCGAAGTCCGGCAAGAAGGTCCTGTTCGAAGGAGCCCAGGCGACGCTGCTGGACATCGACCTCGGCACCTATCCTTATGTGACCTCGTCGCACCCGTCCGCCGGCGGCTCCTGTATCGGCACGGGCCTGGGACCGACGCAGATCGATCAGATCATCGCCGTCTCCAAGTCATACACGACACGTGTCGGCGCGGGCGCTTTCCCGACCGAACTGGAGAACGAGATCGGCGACCTGATCCGCGATCGCGGCGCCGAATACGGCACCACGACCGGGCGTCCCCGCCGCTGCGGCTGGCTGGACGGCGTCGCGCTGCGCTACTCCTCGCTCGTAAACGGTCTTACCGACTTGTATCTCGGGCATATGGACGTGCTGTGTGGTTTCGATGAGGTCAAGATCGCGACGTCCTATGAACTGGACGGCAAAGTCATTCAGGACTTCCCGAGCGACCAGGCGCGTCTGAGCCGCTGTGTTCCGATCTACCAGACCCTTCCGGGCTGGAAAGAAGACGTTAGCAACGTGAAGAACTACGAAGACCTGCCCGGCAACGCCCGGCGGTTCATCGAAACGGTCGAAGCGCTGATCGACGTCCCGATCACCATGATCTCCGTCGGACGCCGCCGCGACCAGACCCTGTTCCGCAAACCGTAA
- a CDS encoding sigma-70 family RNA polymerase sigma factor, which yields MASAPNVSPSPVRARAEFAQIARDTESRLLRAARRMAQGDEDRAADLAQNALVRGYEAFLQGRFMPGSNAYAWLLRIMTNDYINSYRHSKKWDAGVDVDTLTRGGETAPPSAHAAPEDRPDTALLSGIMDEELERALASLSEPLRMCVMLVDVEGLDYAEAAAALNIPIGTVRSRLSRARMMLHERLVDYARSRRRL from the coding sequence ATGGCGTCCGCGCCAAACGTTTCGCCCTCGCCGGTCCGCGCGCGCGCCGAGTTCGCGCAGATCGCCCGCGACACGGAGAGCCGCCTGCTGCGCGCCGCGCGCCGCATGGCGCAAGGCGACGAGGACCGCGCGGCGGACCTGGCGCAAAATGCGCTGGTCCGGGGCTATGAAGCGTTTCTGCAAGGGCGGTTCATGCCGGGCAGCAACGCGTATGCGTGGCTGCTGCGCATCATGACGAACGACTACATCAACAGTTACCGCCACAGCAAGAAGTGGGACGCCGGCGTTGATGTCGATACGCTCACGCGGGGCGGCGAGACCGCGCCCCCGTCGGCGCATGCGGCTCCCGAGGACCGGCCGGACACGGCGCTCCTTTCCGGAATCATGGACGAGGAGCTGGAGCGCGCGCTGGCCTCGCTGTCCGAACCCCTGCGGATGTGCGTCATGCTGGTCGATGTCGAAGGACTCGACTACGCGGAGGCCGCCGCCGCGCTGAATATCCCCATTGGAACCGTTCGCTCGCGCCTTTCCCGGGCGCGAATGATGCTGCACGAGCGATTGGTCGACTATGCGCGCAGCCGGAGGCGATTGTGA
- a CDS encoding glycosyltransferase family 4 protein, which produces MHFETKRLRVLHVITHLAVGGAAETVIASCRMSHPEIESAICCGQTPAGEDSWDDLTDFAGIQVSRLPSLRRSVHPWVDALAYKTLTEKLRREKWDVVHTHGSKAGILGRMAASAAGVPAIVHTVHGWGHHERQSPQARWMFVSAERRAARITDRMIVVADANREKGLRDQIGVREQYVTVLPGIDIARFRDVVVDRGALRREFGIPEDAQVIGTISRLATQKAPEDFVRVASEVCKRFPKAHFVFIGDGPLRKLYLDDIKNAGLEDRMHLLGYRDDVPRLLRLFDVFLLTSLWEGLPRVFSQAMCASLPIVATNVDGAPEAIEDNVTGYLVEPKDVARLADRVIHLLENPKVRMEMGQKGLEAVDPKFSEREMVQRTEDVYWSCQHKKTSSVTRAYHLQKG; this is translated from the coding sequence TTGCATTTTGAGACGAAGCGGCTGCGCGTACTGCACGTCATCACTCATCTGGCGGTTGGAGGGGCGGCGGAAACAGTAATCGCCTCGTGCCGTATGAGTCATCCGGAGATTGAGAGCGCGATCTGCTGTGGGCAAACCCCGGCCGGCGAAGATTCCTGGGACGACCTCACGGATTTCGCGGGGATCCAGGTGTCTCGCCTGCCAAGCCTGCGTCGCTCTGTTCATCCCTGGGTCGATGCGCTCGCGTACAAAACCCTGACGGAAAAGCTTCGTCGAGAAAAGTGGGATGTCGTCCACACGCATGGAAGCAAAGCGGGAATCCTTGGACGCATGGCGGCGTCGGCGGCGGGAGTTCCCGCGATCGTCCACACCGTTCATGGATGGGGACATCACGAGCGCCAGTCGCCGCAAGCGCGCTGGATGTTTGTTTCGGCGGAGCGGCGCGCGGCGCGCATCACGGACCGGATGATCGTTGTGGCGGACGCCAACCGCGAAAAAGGGCTGCGCGACCAGATCGGCGTGCGGGAGCAATACGTCACGGTGCTTCCCGGCATCGACATCGCCCGATTCCGTGATGTGGTGGTGGACCGCGGGGCGCTGCGCCGCGAGTTTGGCATTCCGGAAGACGCTCAGGTAATTGGAACGATCAGCCGCCTGGCGACGCAGAAGGCGCCGGAAGATTTCGTCCGCGTCGCGTCCGAGGTCTGCAAGCGGTTCCCGAAAGCGCACTTTGTGTTTATCGGAGACGGCCCTCTGCGCAAGCTGTATCTGGATGATATCAAGAACGCGGGCCTGGAAGACCGGATGCATCTGCTGGGCTACCGGGACGACGTGCCGCGCCTGCTCCGGCTCTTTGATGTGTTCCTGCTGACCTCGCTGTGGGAAGGGCTGCCGCGCGTCTTTTCGCAGGCGATGTGCGCTTCGCTGCCGATCGTCGCGACGAATGTCGACGGCGCTCCGGAAGCCATCGAGGACAACGTGACTGGATATCTTGTCGAGCCCAAAGATGTCGCGCGACTCGCGGACCGCGTCATCCACCTTCTGGAAAATCCGAAGGTGCGTATGGAGATGGGGCAGAAGGGCCTGGAGGCCGTCGACCCCAAGTTCAGTGAGCGCGAAATGGTCCAGCGCACGGAAGATGTTTACTGGTCCTGCCAGCATAAGAAGACATCCTCGGTCACCCGCGCGTATCATTTGCAGAAGGGATAA
- a CDS encoding glycoside hydrolase family 15 protein → MPRDIVLGNGELLVNLDRHLSIRDIYYPYVGWANHVGGYRCRIGVWTGEGKFSWLDDSWDWRINYEDATLVTHCTARSGDLGLLLTFNHAVAHDRNLFLQRITIENLHETSREVRVFLAHDLRIDESDIGDTAFYYPYEDAMVHYKRDRYFLFAGYVGDACEAENVGIFQYACGEKGFRGAEGTWRDAEDGLLSMNAMAQGSVDSVASHSLHVSGRGRETLRTWMAAAANLEAATALHAPMKTEFEETMRQTGVYWKAYGDRRDDLAKLPPRVAELFVRSILIMRTQCDKRGAILASNDSDIMETARAHYSYMWPRDGALASAALDKIGVEEITKPFFEFCARVLPKNPAALLHKYGPDGTVGASWHPYATPDGGRETPIQEDGTALVVWSLWRHFEKYKDTEFAARLYESFVKPASDFMASYRYADSKLPLPSWDLWEERRGTHIYTTATVCAALSASARFAEIFGHDADRLRYQTAAEEIKEAILTHFWDDGVRHFARMITVRPDGSMEKDWAVDASSYSVFAFGVLPASDPHVVANMEAIGRKLWVRAGVGGVARYERDYYFHVTDDFDKIPGNPWIICTLWLADWYIATAKSPSDLSGALDLLEWVGICAQRTGILSEQVHPFSLEPLSVAPLTWSHAQFVDTVTAYLDTLSRLKVSNKG, encoded by the coding sequence ATGCCTCGCGACATTGTGCTCGGCAATGGAGAGTTGCTCGTCAATCTCGATCGCCATCTCTCCATCCGCGACATTTACTATCCCTATGTTGGCTGGGCGAACCACGTCGGCGGATATCGCTGTCGTATCGGCGTCTGGACCGGCGAAGGCAAGTTTTCCTGGCTCGACGATTCGTGGGACTGGCGCATCAACTACGAAGACGCGACGCTGGTGACCCACTGCACCGCCCGCAGCGGCGATCTTGGTCTTCTGCTCACGTTCAATCACGCCGTTGCGCACGATCGCAACCTCTTCCTCCAGCGCATCACCATCGAAAACCTTCATGAGACATCGCGGGAAGTCCGCGTGTTTTTGGCGCACGACCTGCGAATCGACGAATCCGATATCGGCGACACCGCGTTTTACTATCCTTATGAAGACGCGATGGTTCACTACAAGCGCGATCGGTACTTTTTATTCGCGGGATACGTCGGTGATGCATGCGAGGCGGAGAATGTGGGTATCTTTCAATACGCTTGCGGGGAAAAGGGTTTTCGGGGCGCCGAAGGCACATGGCGAGACGCCGAGGACGGCTTGCTCTCCATGAACGCCATGGCGCAGGGATCCGTGGACAGCGTGGCGAGCCATTCGCTGCATGTCTCGGGGCGCGGCCGCGAGACGCTGCGAACCTGGATGGCGGCGGCGGCGAATCTGGAGGCGGCGACGGCGCTTCACGCACCGATGAAGACCGAGTTCGAAGAGACGATGCGCCAGACCGGTGTTTACTGGAAAGCGTACGGCGACAGGCGCGACGATCTCGCGAAACTGCCTCCGCGTGTCGCCGAGCTTTTTGTTCGCAGTATATTGATCATGCGCACCCAGTGCGACAAACGCGGCGCGATCCTGGCCTCCAACGACAGCGATATCATGGAGACGGCGCGCGCGCACTACTCCTACATGTGGCCGCGCGACGGGGCGCTGGCCTCCGCCGCGCTGGACAAGATCGGCGTCGAGGAGATTACGAAGCCGTTTTTTGAGTTTTGCGCCCGCGTACTGCCGAAGAACCCGGCGGCCTTGCTGCACAAGTACGGCCCGGATGGAACGGTGGGCGCCTCGTGGCATCCCTACGCCACGCCGGACGGCGGCCGCGAGACGCCGATTCAGGAAGACGGCACCGCGCTGGTGGTCTGGTCGCTGTGGCGTCATTTCGAGAAGTACAAAGATACGGAGTTCGCGGCGCGCCTGTACGAATCGTTCGTGAAACCGGCGTCGGATTTTATGGCGTCCTATCGATACGCCGACAGCAAACTTCCGCTGCCCAGCTGGGACCTCTGGGAAGAGCGTCGCGGGACGCACATCTATACGACGGCGACGGTGTGCGCGGCCTTGTCCGCATCCGCGCGCTTCGCGGAGATCTTCGGGCATGACGCCGACCGCTTGCGCTATCAGACGGCCGCCGAGGAGATCAAGGAAGCGATCCTGACGCACTTCTGGGACGATGGCGTTCGGCATTTCGCGCGGATGATCACGGTCCGGCCCGACGGCTCGATGGAGAAAGATTGGGCGGTGGACGCGTCGTCTTATTCAGTCTTCGCCTTCGGCGTGCTGCCGGCGTCCGATCCGCATGTCGTGGCGAATATGGAGGCGATCGGCCGCAAGCTCTGGGTGCGCGCCGGGGTGGGGGGAGTCGCCCGTTACGAGCGAGACTATTACTTCCATGTGACGGACGACTTCGACAAAATTCCGGGCAACCCCTGGATCATCTGCACGCTCTGGTTGGCGGATTGGTATATCGCGACGGCGAAGAGCCCTTCGGATCTTTCGGGCGCGCTGGACCTTTTGGAGTGGGTGGGGATCTGCGCGCAGCGCACGGGCATTCTGTCGGAGCAGGTGCATCCGTTCTCCCTGGAGCCGCTTTCCGTGGCGCCGCTGACATGGTCGCACGCGCAGTTTGTCGACACCGTAACGGCCTATCTGGACACGCTTTCGCGGTTAAAAGTGTCTAATAAAGGGTGA